The Atribacterota bacterium genome contains a region encoding:
- a CDS encoding nitronate monooxygenase: MKEKINFRQREIPELKIGNLLIKVPIIQGGMAVGISLSGLASAVAEAGGAGIIGTAGIGMMEPDYNTNFKKANQLALRKEIRKAKKNTTGVIGVNIMVALSDFQDMLKIAVDEKVDMVLLGAGLPLKDLDILIPAHPGEVKPKVIPIVSSSRAAKVIFQYWKKNYNYVPDAVVLEGPMAGGHLGFKKDQIDNTEYSLDKLLPETIAVLKSFEKEFNKNIPVIAAGGIYTGADIFHYLQMGAHGVQMATRFVATEECDASDKFKQAYLNCKKEDLVLIDSPVGLPGRAIKNQFLQEVFEGN, translated from the coding sequence ATGAAGGAAAAAATAAATTTTAGACAACGGGAGATTCCCGAATTAAAAATTGGCAATTTACTGATTAAAGTACCAATAATTCAGGGTGGTATGGCTGTTGGCATTTCCCTGTCAGGCCTGGCATCTGCAGTTGCTGAAGCCGGTGGTGCAGGAATAATAGGAACAGCCGGGATAGGTATGATGGAACCTGATTACAATACTAATTTTAAAAAAGCCAATCAGCTTGCTTTACGCAAAGAGATTAGAAAGGCAAAGAAAAATACTACCGGGGTTATCGGGGTAAATATTATGGTTGCTCTCTCTGATTTTCAGGATATGCTAAAAATAGCAGTTGATGAGAAGGTAGATATGGTATTGCTGGGAGCAGGATTGCCGTTAAAAGATTTGGATATATTAATACCTGCACATCCCGGTGAGGTAAAACCAAAAGTTATTCCAATTGTTTCCTCTTCCCGCGCTGCAAAGGTAATATTTCAATATTGGAAGAAAAATTATAATTATGTTCCGGATGCAGTTGTACTGGAAGGTCCAATGGCAGGCGGGCATCTTGGTTTTAAGAAGGATCAGATTGATAATACCGAGTATTCCCTGGATAAATTATTGCCTGAGACCATTGCGGTATTAAAATCGTTTGAAAAGGAATTTAATAAAAATATACCTGTTATCGCAGCCGGAGGTATCTATACCGGTGCAGATATTTTTCATTATCTGCAGATGGGTGCCCATGGTGTACAGATGGCTACCAGGTTTGTAGCAACCGAGGAATGTGATGCTTCAGACAAGTTTAAACAGGCTTATCTGAATTGCAAAAAGGAAGATCTTGTGCTTATTGACAGTCCGGTAGGTTTACCGGGCAGGGCAATAAAAAATCAATTTTTACAGGAAGTATTTGAAGGTAAT
- the fabZ gene encoding 3-hydroxyacyl-ACP dehydratase FabZ yields the protein MIKLLNCNEIQKIIPHRYPFLLVDRIEKIDPGKGAIGYKNVTANEYFFQGHFPGEMVMPGVLIIESLAQVGAVAILSEDNNKGKLVYFGGINKARFKHKVVPGDSLKLETTIIKQKGLIGIGKAVASINGKIAAEAELIFAIGKE from the coding sequence CTGATTAAATTGTTAAATTGTAACGAAATACAAAAAATAATTCCCCACCGTTATCCTTTTTTATTAGTTGATAGAATTGAAAAAATTGATCCCGGAAAGGGTGCAATTGGTTATAAAAATGTAACAGCAAATGAGTATTTTTTCCAGGGACATTTTCCCGGAGAAATGGTTATGCCCGGGGTATTGATAATTGAATCCCTGGCCCAGGTAGGGGCAGTAGCCATATTATCCGAGGACAATAATAAGGGAAAACTGGTTTATTTTGGAGGCATTAATAAAGCCAGATTCAAACATAAGGTTGTTCCTGGAGATTCCCTGAAGTTAGAAACAACTATTATTAAGCAAAAGGGATTGATTGGTATAGGAAAGGCTGTTGCAAGTATTAATGGTAAGATAGCAGCAGAAGCAGAACTGATTTTTGCTATTGGGAAGGAATAG